Proteins encoded by one window of Gambusia affinis linkage group LG17, SWU_Gaff_1.0, whole genome shotgun sequence:
- the stbd1 gene encoding uncharacterized protein stbd1 encodes MQLKNNPMEKHMDLASLFCMIGRHGPAVAVAVIAMVSVVAGFIIYRTVKGKRRKAEAEPGAGDVSGGGGSSSQGAPRDAVQPEKEPSPEHEAGSRVESTDVIEEVSNARDGAVIRSRHKLKNRQATAEKSPQSSSPPIVVEPEKLQNASHVKHTSGFTQTDVEEIIKSLQDDTCEVRNLNMEDEGYKHNLVERPNDAEGKHSDSLEPVVVCEILANEEKVQKSQKMEVTMEDVSTEIPCQDEETLCALNSPICLEENASLSLNGNYKPNQATSDSIKAGGYFEEPFVDMDESLSTKNEDEISVPDIASLKKPHLASEDSQNVALQKRISNQCITSSSPAIDCAASDHSPNSDVTENNPVDLSANCAVLLINKELKHEQDSSTCSKNVEDVKMASFSEPQETAVVFSPVLSCLSVEPETINHEYQAQPLVCLQPEDHIKDVVTSELAKATIDALCGLAYPHSEVDETINDIVVSKENVKILSSPDAVVSNVSSSASVSTEMSCPDDSNFRDQEGEQMQNAVLEVPNDPAPVMAETVEPLPDEVQLFYKNPCNLTLCSPDVGVESGISSMAVSPDLPDVENPLISEILLPVTLGVSLQSGGQAELQTTMAESYAVIKEPADAIPESSNDSQLHIKNTDEANDDSCTVSGMCIEIESFNTTVGKLAKEATTDFCFNEDLGKMSTKIVIEGKCEVESKEEDKTTEINIMEATMDNNEWITDGTDQVLPWMKPSSPEINPVSIENFQASTTVNAACTYADVPPVNKCEEENIVALSDEATETSKRVLAVQPMPQNVSVTFQIHYLTHSPFQKVAITGNHLELGNWKDFVPLEKVKNGFWATVVSLPAESHVEWKFVIVERGEVCRWEECGNRFLDTGNRETLFVHKSWGFL; translated from the exons ATGCAGCTGAAAAATAACCCGATGGAAAAACACATGGACCTGGCCTCGCTGTTCTGCATGATCGGGCGCCACGGACCCGCCGTGGCCGTGGCTGTGATTGCCATGGTATCTGTAGTGGCCGGGTTCATTATCTACCGGACCGTGAAGGGGAAGCGGAGGAAGGCCGAGGCTGAACCCGGAGCCGGAGACGTGAGCGGCGGTggcggcagcagcagccaggGAGCGCCGAGAGACGCGGTGCAGCCGGAGAAGGAGCCGAGTCCAGAGCATGAGGCAGGCAGCCGTGTGGAGTCAACAG ATGTGATTGAGGAGGTTTCAAATGCGAGGGATGGAGCTGTAATTCGAAGTCGGCATAAACTGAAGAATCGCCAGGCCACCGCTGAAAAAAGTCCTCAGTCTTCTAGCCCACCAATCGTAGTGGAACCAGAGAAACTCCAGAATGCCTCGCATGTGAAGCACACTTCCGGGTTTACTCAAACGGATGTGGAGGAGATCATTAAGAGCCTGCAAGATGACACTTGTGAAGTGAGGAATTTAAATATGGAAGATGAAGGCTACAAACACAATCTTGTTGAAAGGCCAAATGatgcagaaggaaaacacagtGACTCCTTGGAGCCTGTAGTGGTTTGTGAGATTCTTGCAAATGAAGAAAAG gtacaaaaatcacagaaaatggAGGTGACTATGGAAGATGTGTCAACTGAAATTCCCTGTCAGGATGAAGAAACTTTGTGTGCTTTGAACAGTCCAATCTGCCTTGAAGAAAATGCTTCATTAAGTTTAAATGGAAACTATAAACCAAATCAGGCTACCTCAGATTCAATCAAGGCTGGGGGTTACTTTGAAGAGCCTTTTGTAGACATGGATGAGTCCCTTTCTACCAAAAATGAAGATGAGATTTCAGTACCTGACATCGCTAGCTTAAAGAAACCACACCTTGCCAGTGAAGACTCTCAAAATGTGGCACTGCAGAAACGCATCAGTAACCAATGTATAACTAGCTCAAGTCCAGCCATTGATTGTGCAGCTTCTGACCATAGTCCAAATAGTGATGTGACTGAAAACAATCCTGTAGACCTGTCGGCTAACTGTGCTGTGCTACTGATTAACAAAGAACTTAAACATGAACAAGATTCTTCTACCTGCAGTAAGAATGTTGAGGATGTTAAGATGGCTTCATTTAGTGAACCACAGGAAACTGCTGTTGTGTTCAGTCCTGTCCTATCATGTTTGTCAGTTGAGCCAGAAACTATTAATCATGAATACCAAGCCCAGCCACTGGTTTGTCTACAGCCAGAAGACCACATTAAAGATGTTGTTACTTCTGAATTGGCTAAAGCAACAATTGATGCCCTCTGTGGTCTTGCATATCCTCACAGTGAAGTTGATGAAACTATAAATGATATCGTggtttctaaagaaaatgtgaaaattctGTCTTCACCTGATGCAGTTGTTAGTAATGTCAGTTCTTCTGCATCTGTGTCAACAGAAATGTCTTGTCCAGATGACTCTAACTTCCGAGATCAAGAAGGTgaacaaatgcaaaatgcagTTCTTGAGGTCCCTAATGATCCTGCCCCTGTCATGGCTGAGACTGTGGAACCTCTGCCTGATGAAGTCCaactgttttataaaaatccATGCAATTTAACTTTGTGCTCTCCTGATGTTGGAGTAGAGAGCGGGATTTCGAGCATGGCCGTCAGCCCTGATTTGCCTGATGTTGAGAATCCCTTAATCTCTGAAATCTTGTTGCCAGTGACATTGGGTGTTTCTCTTCAGTCTGGGGGCCAGGCTGAACTTCAAACTACAATGGCTGAGTCATATGCTGTCATCAAAGAACCAGCAGATGCAATACCTGAATCTTCAAATGATTCACAACTCCATATCAAGAACACTGATGAAGCTAATGATGACTCTTGTACAGTCAGTGGGATGTGCATTGAGATTGAAAGTTTCAACACAACAGTTGGGAAACTTGCAAAAGAAGCAACCACTGATTTCTGCTTTAATGAAGACCTGGGAAAGATGAGCACAAAGATTGTCATTGAAGGTAAGTGTGAGGTAGAAAGCAAGGAAGAGGATAAAACCACAGAAATTAATATCATGGAGGCAACAATGGACAACAATGAGTGGATTACAGATGGTACTGATCAAGTCCTTCCTTGGATGAAGCCTTCCAGTCCAGAAATCAATCCAGTGTCTATTGAAAATTTTCAAGCTTCTACTACTGTAAATGCTGCTTGCACATATGCAGATGTTCCACCTGTCAATAagtgtgaagaagaaaacattgttgCCCTTTCTGACGAAGCCACAGAAACTAGCAAGAGGGTGCTGGCCGTTCAACCTATGCCCCAAAATGTCAGCGTGACCTTCCAGATCCACTATCTCACGCACTCTCCATTCCAGAAGGTGGCTATCACAGGGAACCATCTTGAGTTGGGGAATTGGAAGGATTTTGTTCCCCTGGAAAAGGTGAAAAATGGGTTTTGGGCTACTGTTGTCAGCCTGCCTGCAGAGAGTCATGTGGAGTGGAAGTTTGTAATAGTGGAGAGGGGAGAAGTGTGCCGGTGGGAGGAATGTGGCAATCGCTTCTTGGATACAGGCAACAGAGAGACCTTGTTTGTACACAAATCCTGGGGTTTCTTGTAA
- the LOC122819593 gene encoding heat shock protein 30-like → MLCSHGFPAALSPFMDFSWPVRSLWPEVRPLFYQQHVMQRDLQELRSSLQLMDKLQRQILEDTEPFRSSVALQPVSYQLDKEGEHFGLTLDTQGFSPEDLSVRQVGRKLRVSGKTEKKQEDGKGSYSYSLQEFKQEFDLPEGVNHENVSCHLSPDGKLHIQAAKVPCIEGTERELTIKRSSEEEPQQSVCSQAEDSRAETQNR, encoded by the coding sequence ATGCTGTGCTCTCATGGATTCCCGGCTGCTCTCAGTCCATTCATGGACTTCTCCTGGCCTGTACGCAGTCTGTGGCCAGAGGTCAGACCTCTGTTCTACCAGCAGCATGTCATGCAGAGAGACCTGCAGGAGCTACGCAGCAGCCTGCAGCTGATGGACAAACTTCAACGGCAGATCCTTGAGGACACAGAGCCTTTCAGGAGCAGCGTGGCTCTGCAGCCAGTCTCCTACCAGCTGGACAAAGAGGGAGAGCACTTTGGCCTAACCCTGGACACTCAGGGCTTTTCTCCAGAAGATCTGTCAGTCCGGCAGGTGGGCAGAAAGCTGAGAGTCAGCGGGAAGACAGAGAAGAAACAAGAGGACGGGAAAGGCTCCTACTCTTACAGCCTGCAGGAGTTCAAACAGGAGTTTGATCTGCCTGAAGGGGTGAACCATGAAAACGTCAGCTGCCACCTTTCTCCAGATGGAAAGCTCCACATCCAGGCAGCCAAAGTTCCTTGTATTGAGGGGACGGAGAGAGAGCTGACTATCAAGAGGAGCTCAGAGGAGGAACCACAGCAGAGTGTGTGTTCACAGGCAGaagacagcagagcagagactCAGAATagataa